A window from Brachionichthys hirsutus isolate HB-005 chromosome 4, CSIRO-AGI_Bhir_v1, whole genome shotgun sequence encodes these proteins:
- the ncor2 gene encoding LOW QUALITY PROTEIN: nuclear receptor corepressor 2 (The sequence of the model RefSeq protein was modified relative to this genomic sequence to represent the inferred CDS: deleted 3 bases in 2 codons; substituted 1 base at 1 genomic stop codon) translates to MSSHPQSAPSSRRTMDTRHLPSPATLPLQLQRPHAEVGLLDYHSHHTRDYSPHLAQPHRRRPSLLSEFQPGNERGQEQHIRYEHLYLPEPSQSELEYAEIKRPRLEMGPEALMRPSSHRPPMPLGAAEDLAKKKAEEAHRILEGLGPRVELPLYNQPSDTKQYHENIKINQAMRKKLILYFKRRNHARKQWEQKFCQRYDQLMEAWEKKVERIESNPRRRAKESKVREYYEKQFPEIRKQRELQERLQSRVGQRGGGLNSSAARSEHEVSEIIDGISEHENTEKQMRQLAVVPPMLFDAEQQRIKFINMNGLIDDPMKVYKDRQVMNMWSEQEKDSFRDKFIQHPKNFVLIASFLERKTVAECVLFYYLTKKNENYKNIVRRNYRRRGRSQHGQQQQQQQQQQQQQQQQQQQQQQQVHRGSQEDKEKDKDKEKEKDKDKEEKEAEREEEKNEAEDKDDGMKDDTSGEDAEDKEPAVAFKGRRTANSQGRRKGRITRSMTSEVEETATPPLSNELANLEMNESSRWTEEEMETAKKGLLQYGRNWSAIAKMVGSKTVSQCKNFYFNYKKRQKLDEILQQHKMKSEKERKARRRGKALQNEETSAPYAAEEEELEGSGASGNEEEAPEDEGANNSSDTESLPSPHSSEESKAKEEGSGRSKAGADKEAAGEEKPPVGEESDAAIKQEIKTETGEPNKEQPALPSDDKKPPAAEEEETKKSTKSAKKEHGAKSGPHGDSDSSATCSADEVEEAESSDKSRMMSPRPSLLNYAHDGVISPALHKPLDLKQLKQRAAAIPPIMPEASMQGVRGAXGKAVLPPHALALYQQQITMAHGESSQEVRQQPYNPQAERDREALHSSSPRGRPRSPAANDKDEKSRAFSPHGEPKKQLFGPDDLRTSHLGRPVLAPYPMSPREIAKISHDQHLLHFNSFQQAGHPSVPGLQPDGGRLAAVRPLTMPEPPPLISSTKPGGSITQGTPVQLHGPAHGLDHGKMPPTQMGLSWMDQRKMGPFPMVKQEQLSPHSLSSQADSLSTHGMPHDAAAGRAVQGGSITKGIPGTRMHPDSSISCRGGSITQGTPADVLYKGTITHLFTEDGAGRAERDEVLPKPQVLYEGLSGHILTLEREEQVSVVLPLLRVTGEEQVSGVPPLLRVTGEEQASVVPPLLRVTGERNRRPAPPEGHR, encoded by the exons ATGTCCTCTCACCCCCAGTCTGCGCCGTCGAGCCGGAGGACGATGGACACACGGCACCTGCCGAGCCCCGCCACGCtcccgctgcagctgcagcggccACACGCG GAGGTGGGACTGCTGGACTACCACTCTCATCACACCAGGGACTACAGCCCCCACCTGGCCCAGCCTCACCGCCGTCGACCTTCCCTGCTGTCCGAGTTCCAGCCCGGGAATGAGAG AGGACAAGAGCAGCACATTCGCTATGAGCACCTCTACCTGCCGGagcccagccaatcagagctggaGTACGCAGAGATCAAACGACCTCGCCTGGAGATGGGACCGGAGGCTCTGATGAGGCCGTCGTCCCACCGACCACCGATGCCTCTGGGGGCGGCAGAGGATTTAGCAAAG AAAAAGGCTGAAGAGGCTCACCGGATACTGGAGGGGCTGGGACCCAGGGTAGAGCTG CCTCTGTACAACCAACCCTCTGACACCAAGCAGTACCACGAAAACATCAAAAT AAACCAGGCGATGAGGAAGAAGCTCATCTTGTACTTCAAGAGGAGGAATCACGCCCGTAAACAGTGG GAACAGAAGTTCTGCCAGCGCTATGACCAGCTGATGGAAGCTTGGGAGAAGAAGGTGGAGCGCATCGAAAGCAACCCGCGGCGCCGGGCCAAGGAGAGCAAGGTGCGGGAATACTACGAGAAGCAGTTCCCCGAGATCCGCAAGCAGAGGGAGCTCCAGGAGCGCCTGCAGAG CCGCGTTGGGCAGCGAGGAGGCGGGCTCAACTCGTCTGCAGCTCGCAGCGAACACGAGGTCTCTGAGATCATAGATGGAATATCAGAGCACGAG AACACGGAGAAGCAGATGCGGCAGCTGGCGGTCGTCCCTCCGATGCTGTTCGACGCCGAGCAGCAGCGCATCAAGTTCATCAACATGAACGGCCTGATCGACGACCCCATGAAGGTGTACAAGGACCGGCAGGTCATGAACATGTGGAGCGAGCAGGAGAAGGACTCGTTCAGAGACAA GTTCATTCAACACCCCAAAAACTTTGTTCTGATCGCGTCTTTCCTGGAGAGAAAG ACGGTGGCGGAGTGCGTGCTCTTTTATTACCTGACCAAAAAGAACGAGAATTATAAGAATATAGTCCGGAGGAACTACAGACGGCGTGGGAGGAGTCAG cacggccagcagcagcagcagcagcagcaacagcagcagcagcagcagcagcagcagcagcagcaacagcaacaggtgCACCGCGGCAGccaggaggacaaggagaaggacaaggacaaggagaaggagaaggacaaggacaaggaggagaaggaggccgagagggaagaagaaaaaaacgaaGCCGAAGACAAAGACGATGGCATGAA GGACGACACCTCCGGAGAGGATGCGGAGGACAAAGAGCCCGCCGTGGCTTTCAAAGGGCGCCGCACCGCCAACAGCCAGGGGCGCCGCAAGGGCCGCATCACCCGCTCCATGACCAGCGAGGTGGAGGAGACCGCCACGCCGCCGCTCAGCAACGAGCTCG CCAATCTGGAGATGAATGAAAGTTCTCGCTGGACTGAAGAAGAGATGGAAACCGCCAAAAAAG GGCTTCTCCAGTATGGTAGGAACTGGTCCGCCATCGCCAAGATGGTGGGCTCAAAAACCGTGTCGCAGTGCAAGAACTTCTACTTCAACTACAAGAAGAGGCAGAAACTGGACGAGATTCTCCAGCAGCATAAAATGAAATCG GAGAAGGAGCGAAAGGCCCGGCGCAGGGGCAAGGCCCTGCAGAACGAGGAGACCAGCGCCCCGtatgcagcagaggaggaggagctcgagGGTTCAGGAGCAAGTGGCAATGAGGAGGAGGCCCCTGAAGATGAAG GCGCCAACAACAGCTCCGACACCGAGAGCTTGCCCTCGCCACACTCATCGGAGGAAAGCAAGGCCAAGGAGGAGGGCTCGGGCAGGTCAAAGGCCGGCGCCGACAAGGAGGCGGCCGGGGAGGAGAAGCCTCCGGTCGGCGAGGAGTCGGACGCTGCCATCAAGCAGGAGATAAAGACCGAGACGGGGGAGCCCAACAAGGAGCAGCCGGCGCTGCCCAGCGACGATAAAAAGCCTCccgcagcggaggaggaggaaaccaaAAAG TCCACCAAGAGCGCCAAGAAGGAGCACGGGGCCAAGTCGGGCCCCCACGGGGACAGCGACTCCAGCGCCACGTGCAGCGCCGACGAagtggaggaggcggagagctCCGATAAGAGCAG GATGATGTCTCCACGGCCCAGCCTGCTGAACTACGCTCACGATGGAGTCATATCCCCCGCCCTGCACAAGCCCCTGGACCTGAagcagctgaagcagagggCTGCTGCTATTCCCCCCATC ATGCCTGAAGCCTCCATGCAGGGGGTCCGTGGGGCGTAG GGCAAGGCGGTGCTGCCCCCCCACGCCCTGGCGCTGTACCAGCAGCAGATCACCATGGCCCACGGGGAGTCCTCCCAGGAGGTCAGGCAGCAGCCTTACAACCCCCAGGCAGAGAGGGACAGGGAGGCCCTCCACAGCAGCAGCCCCCGGGGTCGCCCCCGCAGCCCCGCCGCCAACGACAAGGACG AAAAGTCCCGGGCGTTCTCTCCGCACGGCGAGCCCAAGAAGCAGTTGTTTGGCCCCGATGACCTGAGGACCTCCCACCTGGGTCGGCCGGTTCTGGCCCCATACCCCATGTCCCCACGGGAAATAGCCAAGATTAGCCATGACCAGCACCTCCTGCACTTCAACT CATTTCAGCAGGCGGGACACCCTTCAGTCCCCGGTCTGCAGCCGGACGGTGGGCGGCTAGCAGCAGTGAGGCCGCTAACGATGCCAGAGCCACCGCCACTCATTTCCTCCACCAAACCTGGAGGCTCCATCACACAG GGCACCCCGGTGCAGTTACACGGCCCAGCTCACGGGCTGGACCACGGGAAGATGCCCCCCACACAGATGGGTTTGTCTTGGATGGATCAGAGGAAGATGG GTCCTTTCCCCATGGTGAAGCAGGAACAGTTGTCCCCTCATAGTCTGTCCTCTCAAGCCGACAGCCTGTCCACCCACGGGATGCCTCAtgacgctgctgctggacgcG CTGTTCAGGGCGGGAGCATCACTAAGGGCATCCCAGGGACCAGAATGCATCCAGATTCGTCCATCTCCTgtcgggggggctccatcaCTCAG